In Drosophila simulans strain w501 chromosome 3R, Prin_Dsim_3.1, whole genome shotgun sequence, a single window of DNA contains:
- the LOC6728964 gene encoding mediator of RNA polymerase II transcription subunit 15 isoform X1 yields the protein MNFFVIGFLIMQAARLACGTCVLSSDFGFILDCNFKKSGLFRVRNLGGLKAHFGLGFSLGDELGFPESLGNTESDRRRAISYKNGAPPDLVGVLPSNQQQVNPPVQHPLPEKRISSRSTGAAPYNLQQVQQQQQLQLQQQKLQQQQLQQQLKLKQLLLLQQQQQQQQQLMTEARPLPLGVPAFRPIPQKQLAATQPSAPSSTPAERRVAVDTPEPRVSVNNKLVSSIDQPHSNRTFHVANPVVSQPVAVPVFQAMPQSIARIANVGKEHRTVSSHPNYLQFEEPKFDLKDVTVEELAAAANVTVDTIKHAIYVREQQLKAEHRAQLAAKLREEFMRTSTVRTTTTTTTTTTTTPRPQKSLAEHKVSKVMNAPKEYYPVGYDKNFDDNFKSKVDLPPTSFSCAKQKHFPGLYADTDLGCMVFHVCALTDDGMVRKSFLCPENTLFDQTILKCNWWFYVDCSSSTSVYDSNIPISKSYQLMKSLTYFSKYAGGQRHEQDGDKDENALDIDSLRESMEGVARRQEQAKKAELREEEQRSLPKEDHEHVVPAEAEQQLSN from the exons GATTGGCTTGCGGGACGTGTGTTTTATCGTCCGATTTCGGTTTCATTCTCGATTGTAACTTCAAAAAGTCTGGACTGTTTCGTGTACGAAATTTGGGTGGCCTTAAGGCCCATTTCGGTTTAG GTTTCAGTCTGGGCGACGAGCTGGGCTTTCCGGAATCGCTGGGCAACACGGAGAGTGACCGCCGACGGGCCATTAGCTACAAAAACGGAGCACCTCCCGACTTGGTGGGCGTACTTCCATCCAACCAGCAACAG GTCAATCCACCCGTGCAACATCCATTGCCAGAGAAACGGATAAGTTCACGGTCCACCGGAGCAGCGCCGTACAACCTGCAGcaagtgcaacagcagcagcaacttcaactccagcagcagaaactgcagcaacagcagttgcagcagcagttaAAGCtgaagcagctgctgcttttgcaacaacaacagcaacagcagcaacagctaaTGACCGAGGCTCGTCCATTGCCATTGGGTGTTCCTGCCTTCCGACCCATTCCCCAGAAGCAACTGGCCGCCACACAGCCCTCTGCTCCGAGTTCGACGCCTGCGGAGAGACGGGTAGCCGTGGACACCCCGGAGCCCCGGGTCAGTGTCAACAACAAGCTAGTAAGCTCCATAGATCAGCCG CACTCGAATCGCACATTTCACGTGGCCAACCCGGTGGTGTCCCAACCAGTGGCCGTGCCGGTGTTCCAAGCGATGCCCCAATCCATCGCCAGGATCGCCAATGTTGGTAAGGAGCACCGAACGGTGTCCAGTCACCCGAATTACCTTCAGTTCGAGGAGCCCAAGTTCGACCTGAAGGATGTTACCGTTGAGGAACTGGCCGCCGCTGCTAACGTAACAGTGGACACCATCAAGCACGCCATTTACGTCCGGGAGCAGCAGCTAAAGGCCGAACACCGGGCCCAGCTGGCGGCCAAGCTGAGGGAAGAATTTATGCGCACCTCCACTGTGAGGACTACGACTACGACGACCACAACGACAACCACTACACCGCGCCCACAAAAGTCGCTGGCGGAGCACAAGGTGTCCAAG GTAATGAATGCCCCCAAGGAGTACTATCCCGTGGGCTACGATAAGAACTTTGACGACAACTTCAAATCCAAGGTGGACCTGCCACCAACGAGCTTCTCCTGCGCTAAGCAAAAGCATTTTCCAGGTCTCTATGCTGACACCGATCTTGGCTGCATG GTATTCCACGTATGCGCCCTAACCGATGACGGCATGGTGCGGAAGTCGTTCCTTTGCCCGGAGAACACACTCTTCGACCAGACGATCCTAAAGTGCAACTGGTGGTTCTACGTGGACTGCAGCTCTAGCACCAGCGTCTACGACTCCAACATTCCCATCTCAAAGAGCTATCAGCTGATGAAGTCGCTCACCTATTTCTCCAAGTACGCTGGCGGCCAGAGGCACGAGCAGGATGGAGACAAGGACGAGAATGCGCTGGACATCGATTCGCTGCGGGAGTCGATGGAGGGCGTGGCACGGCGCCAGGAGCAGGCCAAGAAGGCGGAGCTgagggaggaggagcagcgcaGCCTGCCCAAGGAGGACCATGAGCACGTGGTGCCCGCGGAGGCAGAGCAGCAGCTATCCAACTAG
- the LOC6728964 gene encoding mediator of RNA polymerase II transcription subunit 15 isoform X2 → MNFFVIGFLIMQAASFSLGDELGFPESLGNTESDRRRAISYKNGAPPDLVGVLPSNQQQVNPPVQHPLPEKRISSRSTGAAPYNLQQVQQQQQLQLQQQKLQQQQLQQQLKLKQLLLLQQQQQQQQQLMTEARPLPLGVPAFRPIPQKQLAATQPSAPSSTPAERRVAVDTPEPRVSVNNKLVSSIDQPHSNRTFHVANPVVSQPVAVPVFQAMPQSIARIANVGKEHRTVSSHPNYLQFEEPKFDLKDVTVEELAAAANVTVDTIKHAIYVREQQLKAEHRAQLAAKLREEFMRTSTVRTTTTTTTTTTTTPRPQKSLAEHKVSKVMNAPKEYYPVGYDKNFDDNFKSKVDLPPTSFSCAKQKHFPGLYADTDLGCMVFHVCALTDDGMVRKSFLCPENTLFDQTILKCNWWFYVDCSSSTSVYDSNIPISKSYQLMKSLTYFSKYAGGQRHEQDGDKDENALDIDSLRESMEGVARRQEQAKKAELREEEQRSLPKEDHEHVVPAEAEQQLSN, encoded by the exons GTTTCAGTCTGGGCGACGAGCTGGGCTTTCCGGAATCGCTGGGCAACACGGAGAGTGACCGCCGACGGGCCATTAGCTACAAAAACGGAGCACCTCCCGACTTGGTGGGCGTACTTCCATCCAACCAGCAACAG GTCAATCCACCCGTGCAACATCCATTGCCAGAGAAACGGATAAGTTCACGGTCCACCGGAGCAGCGCCGTACAACCTGCAGcaagtgcaacagcagcagcaacttcaactccagcagcagaaactgcagcaacagcagttgcagcagcagttaAAGCtgaagcagctgctgcttttgcaacaacaacagcaacagcagcaacagctaaTGACCGAGGCTCGTCCATTGCCATTGGGTGTTCCTGCCTTCCGACCCATTCCCCAGAAGCAACTGGCCGCCACACAGCCCTCTGCTCCGAGTTCGACGCCTGCGGAGAGACGGGTAGCCGTGGACACCCCGGAGCCCCGGGTCAGTGTCAACAACAAGCTAGTAAGCTCCATAGATCAGCCG CACTCGAATCGCACATTTCACGTGGCCAACCCGGTGGTGTCCCAACCAGTGGCCGTGCCGGTGTTCCAAGCGATGCCCCAATCCATCGCCAGGATCGCCAATGTTGGTAAGGAGCACCGAACGGTGTCCAGTCACCCGAATTACCTTCAGTTCGAGGAGCCCAAGTTCGACCTGAAGGATGTTACCGTTGAGGAACTGGCCGCCGCTGCTAACGTAACAGTGGACACCATCAAGCACGCCATTTACGTCCGGGAGCAGCAGCTAAAGGCCGAACACCGGGCCCAGCTGGCGGCCAAGCTGAGGGAAGAATTTATGCGCACCTCCACTGTGAGGACTACGACTACGACGACCACAACGACAACCACTACACCGCGCCCACAAAAGTCGCTGGCGGAGCACAAGGTGTCCAAG GTAATGAATGCCCCCAAGGAGTACTATCCCGTGGGCTACGATAAGAACTTTGACGACAACTTCAAATCCAAGGTGGACCTGCCACCAACGAGCTTCTCCTGCGCTAAGCAAAAGCATTTTCCAGGTCTCTATGCTGACACCGATCTTGGCTGCATG GTATTCCACGTATGCGCCCTAACCGATGACGGCATGGTGCGGAAGTCGTTCCTTTGCCCGGAGAACACACTCTTCGACCAGACGATCCTAAAGTGCAACTGGTGGTTCTACGTGGACTGCAGCTCTAGCACCAGCGTCTACGACTCCAACATTCCCATCTCAAAGAGCTATCAGCTGATGAAGTCGCTCACCTATTTCTCCAAGTACGCTGGCGGCCAGAGGCACGAGCAGGATGGAGACAAGGACGAGAATGCGCTGGACATCGATTCGCTGCGGGAGTCGATGGAGGGCGTGGCACGGCGCCAGGAGCAGGCCAAGAAGGCGGAGCTgagggaggaggagcagcgcaGCCTGCCCAAGGAGGACCATGAGCACGTGGTGCCCGCGGAGGCAGAGCAGCAGCTATCCAACTAG